A window of the Dictyostelium discoideum AX4 chromosome 4 chromosome, whole genome shotgun sequence genome harbors these coding sequences:
- the tgrE1 gene encoding IPT/TIG domain-containing protein, which translates to MKLKHLTIFLFIFIYRFLFVKSDCYLINNERPETKITKIRCDDQVISILLNPNNRTDATLEKDTDGKFYFDVVNFPYKDRLCDYTYDIYFLPEIPSLPSVPTIGGSVNFTYNYPCTSVYGRIKPLNIANKIVTPYNINLDQFTMRIQPGCGDLIINSGSRVIYNASYQTGDIPNKPTIDDQGNITIQGSNLYNTQIKINSNDPVENLNPTGNLDSTHSTIVFSLPESQYQGNWTIDVTICDVFYKSYLYTFLPIITVMEGVLNDNGGNLTFTGDHLSVNPSTTISGHFGGKPISCFAGTSKSVICSIPSRSEYGGSGYDVPLNVTIGKYTTNTIKISYDLPLIQGVSQRGTSQIFNVSGVYFSGVISMTIITGANIKTNILKKPTPTLEEPGFFIESNNTIFIFLPNNTQPGFMNLIVGDGGSKSFTSPRYNFKITPTITAGQSFKSNTIGGDLIISGIFMRTVDSDGRDVPLTVKSEPGGPICDPLKDGDGLSFTCVLKSGFGSSHTMNVYYNLLPVGSFVVSYNPPYLASSDQEKDGTIQINGNNLGESVSNSIITVVYLDGSRANGTVVESSHNLLTFQYPAGNKNTASYLFQLGDQISNMAGPFTLKPVIENNNPAVPCGGGMVTINGHYFFNYTKDTTTITIGKVPCNISSINVTTIECVILPNLKSLSPYYTSGSKPLIISSSNSATEKVYQSSITGYSNYTFAPPTITNTSDIDQTALITIYGTSFGDANLEILIDGKPCTQPEINIHTYSSLTCNVTNYDEMLKYNYSNTKFNISISVDGQYFIAQIFQFKYESTISYSENKSSGFPNEMYIGIVAIIIFLALIFFAIKTQVEKYIEERRARKAFRSVDNLRLKLREKHAAEIAKHYSFGYESAPKPNKSYFYDLGKKLSRLPLIRCCFKEHTD; encoded by the exons atgaaattaaaacatttaactatttttttatttatttttatttataggtttttatttgttaaatcGGATTGTTATCTAATAAACAATGAAAGGCCGGAGACAAAAATAACCAAAATCCGATGTGATGATCAAGTTATTTCCATTCttttaaatccaaataatagaACTGATGCAACACTGGAAAAGGACACTGATGGaaagttttattttgatgTTGTTAATTTTCCATACAAGGATAGACTTTGTGATTATACCtatgatatttattttttaccaGAAATCCCATCCCTTCCATCTGTCCCCACAATAGGAGGATCCGTTAATTTCACATATAACTATCCTTGTACAAGTGTTTATGGTAGAATAAAACCTTTGAATATAGCAAACAAAATTGTAACACCATACAATATCAATTTAGACCAGTTCACCATGAGAATACAACCAGGCTGTGgagatttaattataaattcagGCTCAAGAGTAATTTATAATGCTTCATATCAAACTGGAGATATACCAAATAAACCAACAATCGATGACCAAGGAAATATTACCATTCAAGGAAGTAACCTTTACAACAcccaaattaaaattaattcaaatgatcCCGTTGAAAACCTCAACCCAACTGGAAACCTAGATTCTACTCACTCCACCATAGTATTTTCATTACCTGAATCACAGTATCAAGGTAACTGGACCATTGATGTAACAATATGTGATGTATTTTATAAAAGTTATCTTTACACATTTTTACCAATAATCACTGTAATGGAAGGAGTActtaatgataatggtggtaatttaACTTTCACAGGAGACCATCTAAGTGTGAATCCAAGCACTACAATAAGTGGTCATTTTGGTGGTAAACCTATTAGTTGTTTCGCTGGTACTTCAAAAAGTGTAATATGTTCCATACCAAGTCGTTCAGAATATGGTGGTTCTGGTTATGATGTTCCTCTTAATGTAACT ATTGGTAAATAcacaacaaatacaattaaaatatcatatGATCTTCCATTAATTCAAGGTGTTTCACAAAGGGGTACTTCACAGATTTTCAATGTATCTGGTGTATATTTCTCTGGTGTAATTAGTATGACAATAATTACTGGTGCGAATATTAAAactaatattttgaaaaagccTACTCCAACTTTAGAAGAACCTggattttttattgaaagtAATAATACCATTTTCATATTCCTACCAAATAATACACAACCTGGTTTTATGAATCTTattgttggtgatggtggtagtAAATCATTTACATCTCCAAGATATAATTTCAAGATCACTCCAACCATTACTGCTGGCCAAAGCTTCAAATCAAATACAATTGGTGGTGATTTGATAATCAGTGGTATCTTTATGAGAACTGTAGATTCTGATGGTAGAGATGTTCCACTAACAGTTAAGAGTGAGCCTGGCGGTCCTATTTGTGATCCATTGAAAGATGGCGATGGTTTATCCTTCACCTGTGTTTTGAAATCTGGTTTCGGTTCAAGCCACACGATGAATGTTTACTATAATCTTTTACCAGTTGGTTCGTTCGTCGTTAGTTACAATCCTCCATACCTCGCATCAAGTGATCAAGAAAAAGATGGTACTATTCAAATTAATGGCAATAATCTCGGTGAATCCGTTAGCAATTCAATTATAACTGTTGTTTATCTCGATGGCAGTAGAGCAAATGGTACAGTAGTAGAAAGTAGTCATAATCTTCTTACGTTTCAATATCCAGCAGGAAATAAAAACACTGCAAGCTATCTATTCCAACTTGGCGATCAAATTAGTAATATGGCTGGTCCATTCACTTTGAAACCtgttattgaaaataataatcctgCAGTACCATGTGGTGGTGGAATGGTTACTATTAATGGTCATTACTTTTTTAACTATACCAAAGATACTACAACCATTACAATTGGTAAAGTACCATGTAATATCTCTTCAATCAATGTAACAACCATTGAATGTGTAATTTTACCAAATCTTAAATCGCTTTCACCATACTATACATCTGGCTCTAAACCATTAATAATCTCTAGTTCAAATTCTGCCACTGAAAAAGTCTACCAATCGTCAATTACTGGTTATTCAAACTATACATTTGCTCCTCCAACCATTACAAATACATCAGATATTGATCAAACTGCTTTAATCACTATATATGGTACATCATTTGGTGATGCAAATCTTGAAATTCTAATCGATGGTAAACCATGTACACAACCTGAAATCAACATTCACACTTATTCTAGTTTAACCTGTAATGTAACCAACTATGATGAAATGCTAAAATATAACTACTCCAATACTAAATTCAATATCAGTATCTCTGTTGATGGTCAATACTTTATTGCTCAAATTTTCCAATTTAAAT atgAATCAACAATTAGTTATAGTGAAAATAAGTCATCAGGATTTCCAAATGAAATGTATATCGGTATTGTTgcaattataatatttttagcaTTAATTTTCTTTGCTATTAAAACACAGGttgaaaaatatattgaaGAGAGAAGAGCCAGAAAAGCATTTAGATCAGTTGATAATCTACGTCTTAAACTTCGTGAGAAACATGCTGCTGAAATCGCTAAACATTATTCATTTGGTTATGAAAGCGCTccaaaaccaaataaaagtTATTTCTATGATTTAGGAAAGAAATTATCTAGACTCCCACTCATTAGATGTTGTTTCAAAGAACATACTGATTAA
- the tgrD1 gene encoding IPT/TIG domain-containing protein, producing the protein MIHKMYFFLILLFSLFIIVYSAPNRVTRNETSIVYTYSLDSDYYTRFVMYLNATTLRTDIAPNYFDCSQIVNSERYCVFHFADSFSRLWGAVYSRVCTRTVSDPTEDCQSTWITDNAFPEPLNVKFSGYPSTSGGDVVFTGLFLRLAGGPNTLANSFTNPSKTFLIKVHGNFSDPNFNCNNFTATFPPSSGYIKVYFDDTGKSSLQLRYASPTVSSFILDESKKLVTINGDNYFTKNSLVQVFFDGIIQNNINITVNHSQIQVNNFIRVDPGPMSVNITINAVSIDNNYTYCFPAVISSISSVSNHLGGVVTIKGSKLSSTSIIPTIKIGDKQCTFIKSTTTELECQLEPNETGGKHLPVDVNFGGCNSTSSGSDAVTFTYSIPTLSSGTLSNGIVTLIGTNLGTINDSFIQLNSNGAIDNVKNDQFNISSDETTATFKLPLLKCKSFYINFTRVDISANNKPSISAPLLIYVINKPTVSNGSINIELYYIDCPISPSSTPSITVGNSSSATQCSIPSLKNLSEYYQTTCSIPYGTGTNKQFKFKYNSEESNSEFSYEPPKVESRSFSKGLFNITINGNNFGNSTSLIKVYFNGSDISSEIQSLNDNQFTFKRLNSYENGPINITVDGNSNMEPSFYLTLPPVIYSIINKENKTIGCGGLITISGKNLLTSDDKFKVRVLANNENTTVIVPDEKTLIVRANNKDSPLFVSTLIGDDLGPNTTLTYFEPRITVIPTVKNKKDGISIRVGGVSLSGIINASLGISSENVSLSCDLQCSLSPNETFYLSNPILSSNEKDITNSTDCLSCHSMNSIVVDETSGVLYLQLGPTSYHYDVKIEEIQSSLNPSSSNGGERKSSKLSGGAIAGITIGCVAGAGALVGSVFYFKLITRVKKAFN; encoded by the exons ATGATTCAtaaaatgtatttttttttaatacttttattttcattatttattatagttTATTCGGCACCAAATC gGGTAACCAGAAATGAAACTTCTATAGTATATACCTATTCCCTTGATAGTGATTATTATACTCGTTTTGTTATGTATCTAAATGCTACTACCTTAAGAACTGATATAGCtccaaattattttgattgcAGCCAAATTGTCAACTCAGAGAGATATTGTGTATTCCATTTTGCTGATTCATTTTCAAGATTATGGGGAGCCGTTTACAGTAGAGTCTGTACAAGAACAGTATCTGACCCAACGGAGGATTGTCAAAGTACTTGGATCACTGATAATGCTTTTCCAGAACCCCTCAATGTAAAATTTAGTGGATATCCAAGTACGTCTGGAGGTGATGTTGTTTTTACTGGCCTTTTTTTAAGATTGGCTGGAGGTCCTAATACTCTTGCAAATTCTTTTACTAACCCTTCAAAAACCTTTCTTATTAAAGTTCATGGTAATTTCTCTgatccaaattttaattgtaataatttcaCTGCAACATTTCCACCAAGTTCTGGGTATATCAAGGTATATTTTGATGACACTGGAAAGAGTTCTCTTCAATTACGATATGCTTCACCAACTGTATCAAGTTTTATTCTTGatgaatcaaaaaaattagtaacaATAAATGGTGATAACTATTTCACAAAGAATTCCTTAGTTCAAGTTTTTTTTGATGGTATTATtcaaaacaatattaatattacagtGAATCATTCACAAATTCAAGTGAATAACTTTATTAGAGTTGATCCTGGTCCAATGTCTGTCAATATTACTATAAACGctgtttcaattgataataattatacttATTGTTTCCCAGCAGTGATATCATCAATCTCATCGGTTTCAAATCATTTAGGTGGTGTTGTAACTATTAAAGGTTCAAAGCTATCTTCAACTTCAATTAttccaacaattaaaattggtgataaACAATGtacatttattaaatcaacaacaactgaATTAGAATGTCAATTAGAACCAAATGAAACTGGTGGTAAACATTTACCAGTTGATGTTAATTTCGGTGGTTGTAATTCAACAAGTTCTGGTAGTGATGCTGTAACCTTTACATATAGTATTCCAACGCTATCAAGTGGAACATTATCAAATGGTATAGTTACATTAATTGGTACAAATCTTGGTACAATTAATGattcattcattcaattAAACTCCAATGGAGCTATTGACAATGTAAAGAATGATCAATTTAATATATCATCCGATGAAACTACTGCtacatttaaattaccactattaaaatgtaaatcattttatattaatttcactCGTGTTGATATTTCAGCAAATAATAAACCTTCAATTTCAgcaccattattaatatatgtaATCAATAAACCTACAGTATCAAATGGATcaataaatattgaattatattatattgatTGTCCAATCAGTccatcatcaacaccaagTATTACTGTGGGTAATTCATCATCAGCTACTCAATGCTCAATaccatcattaaaaaatttatcagaATACTATCAAACAACATGTTCAATACCATATGGTACTGGTACaaataaacaattcaaattcaaatataattCAGAGGAAAGTAATAGTGAATTCTCATATGAACCACCAAAAGTTGAATCACGTTCATTCTCCAAAGGTctatttaatattacaattaatggtaataattttggtAACTCAACATCATTGATTAAAGTTTATTTCAATGGTAGTGATATTTCATCAgaaattcaatcattaaatgataatcaatttacatttaaaagattaaattCATATGAAAATGGcccaattaatattactgtAGATGGCAATAGTAATATGGAGCCATCGTTTTATTTAACATTACCACCTGTTATTTAttctataataaataaagaaaataaaacaattggttgtggtggtcTAATCACAATTTCTGGTAAGAATTTATTAACAAGTGATGATAAATTCAAAGTTAGAGTATTagcaaataatgaaaatactaCTGTAATAGTTCCCGATGAAAAAACATTAATTGTAAGAgctaataataaagatagtCCACTCTTTGTTTCAACATTAATTGGAGATGATTTGGGTCCAAATACAACATTAACATATTTTGAACCAAGAATCACAGTTATTCCAacagttaaaaataaaaaagatggtATTTCAATAAGAGTGGGTGGTGTTAGTTTATCAGGTATTATAAATGCAAGTTTAGGAATTTCATCAGAAAATGTTTCTCTTTCATGTGATTTACAATGTAGTTTATCTCCAAATgaaacattttatttaagtAATCCAATACTAAgttcaaatgaaaaagatataaCAAATAGTACTGATTGTTTATCATGTCATTCAATGAattcaattgttgttgatgaaacATCAGGAGTATTATATCTCCAATTAGGCCCAACATCATATCATTATGATGTTAAAATCGAAGAAATtcaatcatcattaaatccatcatcatcaaatggtGGTGAAAGAAAATCATCAAAACTATCAGGTGGTGCAATTGCTGGTATTACAATTGGTTGTGTTGCTGGTGCTGGTGCTTTAGTTGGTTCtgtcttttattttaaattaatcacTCGTGTTAAAAAAgcattcaattaa